A single region of the Marinobacter nanhaiticus D15-8W genome encodes:
- a CDS encoding DUF427 domain-containing protein gives MFRLHKNAAWSYESPLSGVEAIKDHLAFYPDRVTRIETAPL, from the coding sequence ATGTTCCGGTTGCACAAGAATGCAGCCTGGTCGTACGAATCACCGCTATCGGGTGTGGAGGCGATCAAGGACCATCTGGCCTTCTATCCGGATCGGGTGACGCGTATCGAAACAGCGCCGCTTTGA
- a CDS encoding DUF3096 domain-containing protein, protein MTLHLELAPLITLGAGVAILFFPRLLNYIVAAYLIVLGILGLLGQGF, encoded by the coding sequence ATGACGCTCCACCTGGAACTGGCGCCGCTGATCACCCTGGGTGCAGGCGTGGCGATCCTGTTCTTTCCGCGTTTGCTTAACTATATCGTTGCGGCCTACCTGATCGTGCTTGGCATTCTTGGACTGCTGGGGCAGGGTTTTTGA
- a CDS encoding outer membrane beta-barrel protein, with the protein MKGVLVLAGFLVAGPVVAGDGFYLGAGLGAGLVGASLEEGTVGGGDEVLGGRLLESETRNYDFENEQTFAYRLFAGYAWNEYLALELAWFDYGETDVTNRFELTFSDGSQAWGREDFELNTQGASLTSVLSYPLAEDLSIFGRLGAAWTKQTQTYHHEALELDIADDSVRNLGSEAWTEEVDDTHIDIAYGLGATYQFSGSWAARLEANGVELENGRVFDATFSVVYRL; encoded by the coding sequence ATGAAAGGAGTTCTCGTGCTGGCCGGTTTTTTGGTTGCTGGGCCGGTTGTAGCGGGTGATGGGTTTTATCTTGGGGCTGGTCTCGGTGCCGGTCTGGTTGGTGCGAGCCTGGAGGAGGGCACGGTAGGGGGTGGTGACGAGGTCCTCGGGGGGCGTTTGCTGGAATCGGAGACCCGGAATTATGACTTTGAAAACGAGCAAACCTTTGCATATCGGCTTTTTGCCGGATATGCATGGAATGAGTATCTTGCGCTCGAACTGGCCTGGTTCGACTACGGCGAGACCGATGTGACGAACCGGTTCGAATTAACTTTCAGTGATGGCTCGCAGGCTTGGGGTCGTGAAGACTTTGAACTGAATACGCAAGGAGCCAGCCTGACTTCGGTATTGAGCTACCCGCTGGCTGAAGACCTCTCGATATTTGGGCGCCTTGGCGCAGCCTGGACGAAGCAGACGCAGACATACCACCACGAGGCACTCGAACTGGATATCGCCGATGACTCGGTTCGCAATCTCGGTTCCGAAGCTTGGACGGAGGAGGTCGACGACACGCACATCGATATTGCCTATGGGCTTGGCGCGACCTACCAGTTTTCAGGTTCCTGGGCTGCACGACTTGAGGCCAACGGTGTCGAGCTGGAAAACGGCAGGGTCTTCGACGCGACTTTCAGCGTGGTCTATCGGCTCTAG
- a CDS encoding DUF3775 domain-containing protein codes for MLQVNPETVCRLIELAQSFHAKEQAGLPEEGGNAGDDWTQEMLADHGDNTSYQEFETIVKDLDPDQQQEVVALLWLGRGDYTFEEWDSIVKQAKEQWTPETAQYLIDHPMLADELREGLELHGHSCEEMSTIGP; via the coding sequence ATGTTGCAAGTAAACCCGGAGACCGTCTGTCGCCTGATTGAGCTGGCCCAGAGTTTCCATGCGAAGGAACAGGCCGGCCTTCCCGAGGAAGGCGGCAATGCCGGAGACGACTGGACCCAGGAAATGCTGGCCGACCACGGCGACAACACCAGTTACCAGGAATTCGAAACCATCGTTAAGGATCTGGACCCGGACCAGCAGCAGGAAGTCGTCGCATTGCTATGGCTGGGGCGCGGCGATTATACATTCGAGGAATGGGATAGCATCGTAAAACAGGCCAAGGAGCAATGGACGCCTGAAACCGCCCAATACCTGATCGACCACCCGATGCTCGCCGACGAGTTGCGCGAAGGTTTGGAGCTGCATGGTCACAGCTGCGAGGAAATGAGCACGATCGGGCCTTGA
- a CDS encoding DUF2252 domain-containing protein encodes MLKELTLHNRAQQVIQAISDNNEDRDGAPRKRKFDAMAESPYRFFRGTSHLFWQDMYHDWRFVLFGGVSSTQTWIQGDAHVYNFGAFANHEGEVIYGLDDFDDAIVSDYQYDLWRLAISLVLDSRANGDFDASDIAKAVKVLARSYLHAATRYEANDLDKEVHFTADTAGKPLKEFLKKVAKKKDRQRMLGKWTRVQKNGKRVFDATKPKLRRLSPQARKQFMAAFEAYRKTREGGDSEFFRVKDVVRRIKAGTGSLGTPRFYVLIEGPGGEEHDDVILDIKQQDGPSVLEAMSPEERKVYDDTYENEGIRHARAFRALAEHPDRYLGWLTMDGGVFSVRERSPFKDDFPTHKLDKKKDLKKMAALWGEILATEHKRASRTLNPDEPFLFEQGVQAKVEDREDDFVRLVLSVAEDYADCVEVDYRCFLEAFGLG; translated from the coding sequence ATGCTGAAGGAACTGACCCTGCATAACCGTGCCCAGCAAGTCATCCAGGCGATATCCGACAACAACGAGGATCGGGATGGCGCCCCCCGCAAACGCAAGTTCGACGCCATGGCCGAGTCCCCGTACCGGTTTTTTCGCGGTACTAGCCATCTGTTCTGGCAGGATATGTATCACGATTGGCGCTTTGTGTTGTTTGGCGGTGTGTCTTCCACCCAGACGTGGATCCAGGGTGACGCCCATGTCTACAACTTCGGTGCCTTCGCCAATCATGAAGGTGAAGTGATCTATGGCCTCGACGACTTCGACGACGCCATCGTCAGTGACTATCAGTATGACCTCTGGCGACTGGCGATCAGCCTTGTATTGGACAGCCGCGCCAACGGTGATTTCGACGCCTCGGACATCGCCAAGGCGGTGAAGGTCCTGGCCAGGTCTTACCTGCACGCCGCCACCCGCTACGAGGCGAACGACCTGGACAAAGAGGTCCATTTCACGGCCGACACCGCTGGCAAGCCGCTGAAGGAATTCCTAAAGAAAGTCGCGAAGAAGAAGGACCGCCAACGCATGCTGGGCAAATGGACCCGGGTCCAGAAAAACGGCAAGCGCGTGTTCGACGCGACCAAGCCCAAGCTCAGGCGCCTGTCGCCGCAAGCCCGCAAACAATTCATGGCGGCATTCGAGGCGTATCGCAAGACGCGCGAAGGCGGTGACTCGGAGTTCTTTCGGGTCAAGGATGTGGTGCGCCGGATAAAGGCGGGCACGGGTTCGCTGGGCACACCACGGTTCTACGTCCTGATAGAAGGGCCCGGCGGCGAGGAACACGACGACGTGATCCTCGACATCAAGCAGCAGGATGGGCCGTCAGTGTTGGAGGCCATGTCGCCGGAGGAGCGTAAGGTCTATGACGACACCTATGAGAATGAGGGCATCCGCCACGCTCGTGCCTTCCGCGCGCTGGCTGAGCATCCAGACCGTTATCTGGGATGGCTGACGATGGATGGTGGTGTCTTCTCGGTACGTGAGCGCTCACCCTTCAAAGATGACTTCCCGACCCACAAACTCGATAAGAAAAAAGACCTGAAGAAAATGGCGGCCCTCTGGGGCGAGATTCTGGCGACTGAGCACAAGCGGGCGAGCCGTACCCTGAATCCGGACGAGCCCTTCCTGTTCGAGCAAGGCGTGCAGGCGAAGGTCGAGGACCGGGAAGATGACTTCGTCCGCCTGGTGCTTTCTGTTGCTGAGGACTATGCGGATTGTGTAGAAGTGGATTACCGGTGTTTCCTGGAAGCGTTTGGTCTTGGCTGA
- a CDS encoding DUF2721 domain-containing protein: protein MNLTTPALLFPAISLLLLAYTNRFLVLAQLIRQLKQMESERDQQIIARQFGTLRKRIVLVKRMQATGVLSFLLCTVSMFGLFLGAHTLGVICFGASLVLLSLSLLYSLYEIIISTDAINVELEDFEARQQRG, encoded by the coding sequence TTGAACCTGACTACCCCGGCCCTGCTGTTCCCCGCCATTTCCCTGCTGCTCCTTGCGTACACCAACCGTTTCCTGGTGCTGGCCCAGCTGATCCGTCAGCTCAAGCAAATGGAAAGCGAGAGAGACCAGCAGATCATCGCTCGCCAGTTCGGCACGCTGCGTAAGCGCATCGTCCTGGTCAAACGCATGCAGGCGACCGGCGTGTTGAGCTTCCTGCTCTGCACGGTTTCGATGTTCGGGCTGTTCCTTGGCGCCCATACCTTGGGGGTGATCTGCTTCGGCGCCAGTCTGGTGCTTCTCTCCCTGTCTCTGCTGTACTCGCTCTACGAGATCATCATTTCCACCGACGCCATCAATGTGGAGCTTGAAGATTTCGAGGCACGGCAACAGCGAGGTTAG
- a CDS encoding SGNH/GDSL hydrolase family protein, translating to MTAHRPRFLTQRLLTAFLALLLCSQSVFAETNGDTHWITTWSASPQPTWEGDFALPTRTPFQFWNQTVRQVTQVSLGGDRVRITVSNQYGDEPLVIGEARLARSEGGARIVPALDRPVTFSGAQEITIPPGAKVVSDPVELAVEAQASLAVSLYLPEPTPPSTFHWDGLHTTYVVQGNETAEPTIDAESPLTARFFLTRIAVDAPRGQGAVAAFGDSITNGNGSSLNANHRWPDFLTERLAGKDIAVINAGISGARLLSNRMGENALARFERDVLAQPGVKSVIVLMGINDIGWPGIPLAPNKEPVTADQLIAAYRQLIAQAHMQDVRIIGATLTPFKGALDETPMVGYYSETKEKIRQAVNEWIRTSGEFDAVIDFDKATRDPKDPQRFLPAYDSGDHLHPGDEGYRAMAEAIEIDKLL from the coding sequence ATGACCGCACACCGTCCCCGTTTCCTGACACAGCGCTTACTCACAGCGTTCCTCGCGTTGCTATTGTGCTCGCAATCCGTTTTTGCTGAGACCAATGGCGATACCCACTGGATCACGACATGGTCCGCCAGTCCGCAGCCGACCTGGGAGGGCGATTTCGCGTTGCCGACACGCACGCCCTTCCAGTTCTGGAACCAGACGGTACGCCAGGTAACCCAGGTCAGCCTGGGCGGTGATCGTGTGCGGATCACCGTATCCAACCAATATGGCGACGAGCCATTGGTCATCGGCGAAGCCCGTCTGGCGCGTTCCGAGGGCGGCGCCAGAATCGTCCCCGCGTTGGACCGGCCGGTGACCTTCTCCGGCGCACAGGAAATCACCATTCCGCCAGGCGCCAAGGTCGTCAGCGATCCGGTGGAACTGGCTGTCGAAGCGCAGGCGTCCCTTGCGGTGAGCCTCTATCTGCCCGAACCCACACCGCCGTCCACCTTCCATTGGGACGGCCTGCACACCACATACGTGGTTCAGGGCAACGAGACGGCTGAGCCCACCATCGACGCCGAATCACCGCTGACAGCGCGATTCTTCCTGACCCGTATCGCGGTGGACGCGCCCCGAGGCCAGGGCGCCGTTGCGGCCTTCGGCGATTCGATTACCAACGGCAATGGCTCGAGCCTGAACGCCAACCACCGCTGGCCGGACTTCCTGACAGAGCGCCTGGCTGGGAAAGATATTGCGGTAATCAACGCCGGCATCTCCGGCGCGCGATTGCTCAGCAACCGTATGGGTGAGAATGCCTTGGCGCGCTTCGAACGGGATGTGCTGGCTCAACCGGGCGTGAAAAGCGTGATCGTGCTTATGGGTATCAATGACATCGGCTGGCCCGGCATCCCCCTGGCACCAAACAAGGAGCCGGTGACGGCCGACCAGTTGATCGCCGCCTATCGGCAGCTTATCGCCCAGGCCCATATGCAGGATGTGCGCATTATTGGCGCCACGCTGACCCCATTCAAGGGAGCGCTTGATGAGACGCCCATGGTGGGTTACTACTCCGAGACCAAGGAGAAAATCCGCCAGGCGGTCAACGAGTGGATTCGTACGTCCGGGGAATTCGACGCGGTGATTGATTTCGACAAGGCCACCCGGGACCCAAAAGATCCACAGCGCTTTCTGCCTGCTTACGATTCCGGGGACCATTTGCATCCCGGGGATGAGGGCTATCGGGCCATGGCGGAGGCTATCGAGATCGACAAGTTGCTTTGA
- a CDS encoding MFS transporter, with protein MTTSAVATEKQPLPLALLALTAGAFGIGVSEFVIMGLLLEVSADLVVSIPAAGMLISGYALGVVVGAPVMTALTAAWRRKQTLLVLMVIFTLGNLACALAPNYEVLMLARVITAFAHGTFFGVGSIVATGLVAPDRKASAIAVMFTGLTVANILGVPFGTWLGQACGWRATFWAVTAVGLIALAVIAAFVPRDKATPEKPDWRADLRALGRAPVLLGLLTTVLGFGGMFAVFTYIAPILTEITGFADSAVSPILLVFGGGLIVGNLLGGRLADRKLVLTVLGSLLILAAVLGLMTFAIHSKVLAVLFVGLMGIAAFATVPPLQMWVLSKAEGAGQSLASSFNIAAFNLGNAIGAWLGGAVIDQGPGLASIPWVAALVPLAALATALLSLHLERSARISQVKLQSACPCD; from the coding sequence ATGACCACCTCCGCCGTTGCCACAGAGAAGCAGCCTCTGCCTTTGGCACTGCTTGCCCTGACCGCCGGCGCCTTTGGCATTGGCGTCAGTGAATTCGTCATCATGGGATTGCTGCTGGAAGTCAGTGCGGACCTCGTCGTCTCCATTCCCGCTGCCGGAATGCTGATTTCCGGCTATGCCCTGGGGGTCGTGGTTGGCGCCCCGGTGATGACCGCGCTGACCGCAGCCTGGCGGCGGAAACAGACGCTATTGGTGCTCATGGTGATCTTTACCCTCGGCAACCTGGCTTGCGCCCTGGCGCCGAACTATGAAGTGCTGATGCTCGCGCGGGTGATAACAGCCTTCGCCCACGGCACCTTCTTTGGCGTCGGTTCCATCGTGGCTACAGGTCTCGTAGCGCCGGACCGCAAGGCCTCCGCTATCGCCGTCATGTTCACCGGGCTGACGGTCGCCAACATCCTGGGCGTCCCTTTCGGTACCTGGCTGGGTCAGGCATGCGGCTGGCGTGCGACCTTCTGGGCCGTTACAGCGGTTGGACTGATCGCCCTCGCCGTGATTGCTGCCTTCGTACCCCGCGACAAGGCAACGCCGGAAAAGCCGGACTGGCGAGCGGATCTCCGGGCCCTGGGGCGGGCGCCGGTGTTGCTGGGCCTGCTGACCACCGTGCTCGGCTTCGGCGGCATGTTCGCCGTGTTTACCTATATCGCGCCCATCCTGACGGAGATCACTGGCTTCGCCGACTCAGCCGTTTCACCCATTCTGCTGGTCTTCGGTGGAGGCCTGATCGTCGGCAACCTTCTCGGTGGACGCCTGGCTGACCGGAAACTCGTCCTGACGGTCCTGGGGAGCTTGCTGATACTGGCCGCCGTCCTGGGGCTGATGACCTTTGCCATACACAGCAAGGTACTCGCGGTGCTGTTCGTCGGGCTAATGGGCATCGCCGCGTTCGCAACCGTACCGCCGTTGCAGATGTGGGTGCTGTCCAAGGCCGAAGGCGCCGGCCAGAGCCTGGCCTCAAGCTTCAATATTGCTGCCTTCAACCTGGGTAATGCGATTGGCGCGTGGCTCGGTGGTGCAGTTATCGACCAGGGGCCGGGCCTTGCCTCGATCCCCTGGGTTGCGGCGTTGGTGCCCCTCGCGGCCTTGGCCACGGCACTATTGAGCCTGCACCTGGAGCGATCAGCCCGAATTTCGCAAGTGAAATTGCAGTCGGCCTGTCCCTGCGACTGA
- a CDS encoding LysR family transcriptional regulator — protein MSNLNDLRLFVEAARQGSLRAAARKLERTPAAASAALKRLEAELGVKLIERNTRHLRLTPEGQLYRERIAAGLALIDEARHAMHYDCAEISGEIRVTTPVDFAHQFLRPLMNEFQCLHPQVSFVTQVGDSLSDLVSEPLDVAIRYGELPDSALVARRLLENSRLVLGSPDYFERHGYPAHPNDLLNHNCLIYQSRGQAYRRWSFQRSGETVVVEVNGDRTCNDGAMVREWLLDGVGVAYISELDSRADLTAGRLVPAFKGWLGDSVPISAVYPGTGPRPVRVKRFVEFLEERLANARSATP, from the coding sequence ATGAGCAACCTCAACGACCTGCGGCTCTTTGTCGAAGCCGCCCGCCAAGGTTCCCTGCGTGCCGCCGCGCGCAAGCTCGAACGCACGCCGGCAGCGGCCAGCGCAGCCCTGAAACGACTCGAAGCGGAACTGGGTGTAAAGCTGATCGAGCGCAATACCCGACACTTGAGATTGACCCCGGAAGGTCAGTTGTACCGGGAGCGGATCGCAGCTGGGCTGGCACTGATCGACGAAGCCCGCCACGCCATGCACTACGACTGCGCTGAGATCAGCGGCGAGATTCGGGTCACCACTCCGGTGGATTTCGCGCACCAGTTCCTGCGGCCGCTAATGAATGAATTCCAGTGTCTGCATCCTCAGGTCAGCTTCGTCACGCAGGTGGGTGATTCACTGAGCGATCTGGTCTCGGAGCCGCTGGATGTTGCTATCCGCTACGGCGAACTGCCTGATTCAGCTCTCGTCGCCCGGCGACTGCTGGAAAACTCCCGACTGGTGCTGGGCTCCCCGGACTACTTCGAGCGTCATGGCTACCCCGCTCACCCCAACGATCTGCTAAATCACAACTGCCTGATCTACCAGAGTCGCGGTCAGGCCTATCGCCGTTGGTCGTTCCAGCGAAGTGGCGAAACCGTGGTGGTCGAGGTGAATGGCGATCGCACGTGCAACGACGGAGCAATGGTGAGGGAGTGGTTGCTGGACGGGGTAGGGGTGGCGTATATCAGCGAGCTGGACAGCCGGGCCGACCTGACCGCCGGCCGGCTGGTTCCGGCGTTCAAAGGCTGGCTGGGCGATTCGGTCCCCATCAGCGCCGTCTACCCGGGAACCGGCCCCAGGCCGGTCCGGGTGAAGCGCTTTGTCGAGTTTCTCGAGGAAAGGCTGGCAAACGCGCGTTCTGCTACGCCCTGA
- a CDS encoding methyl-accepting chemotaxis protein: MFAKLSTAQRLGVGFGLILSLMILISLIGINRVDFIDRTLTDVSEGATDKQRQAINFRGSVHDRAIAIRDAVLVREPSALEGHLQNIERLDQYYQDAAAIMSQLFDEQDSTAREDDLLEAIEAIERRTLSLTAELIELRLAGEIEEARTFLLEEVSPAYTEWLKRVNAFIDYQEEAITADVGAVMDTASNFQSIILAITVVALIISIMISTVIIRTLKSTLGAEPHEVAEVIRRLAEGQLNHTIHTRYENSVMGALKNTLTRLLDTINQVRSGADALNGSSAELLSTSENNSQQIRLQSREAEQMAAAINEMAASVAEVADYAAQAATATRTADEEVKTGNRIVSETAGAINNLAETLEDAAETVHGVSRDSADIEKIVEVINGIAEQTNLLALNAAIEAARAGTHGRGFAVVADEVRSLANRTQDSTREIQEMIAKLQTGAHKAADVMEASRDKARKTVEQTREAELALASIGREVGAITDMNAQIAAASEQQSAVAEEVNRNITRIHDAAVATSAGSEQVAVSSRELSGLADQLMSKVSFFRA; encoded by the coding sequence ATGTTTGCAAAGCTCAGCACTGCCCAACGTCTAGGCGTTGGTTTTGGCCTCATTCTTTCACTCATGATCCTCATCAGCCTGATCGGTATTAACCGCGTCGACTTTATCGACCGTACCTTGACCGACGTCAGTGAAGGGGCAACCGATAAGCAGCGCCAGGCCATCAACTTCCGTGGCAGCGTCCATGATCGGGCCATCGCCATTCGCGATGCCGTGTTGGTCCGAGAGCCGAGCGCACTCGAAGGTCATCTCCAGAACATCGAACGCCTCGACCAGTATTATCAGGACGCCGCAGCCATCATGAGCCAGCTGTTCGACGAACAGGACAGCACAGCCAGGGAAGACGATCTCCTGGAAGCCATAGAAGCGATCGAACGTCGCACGCTGTCACTGACCGCTGAGCTGATCGAGCTACGGCTGGCAGGGGAAATCGAAGAAGCCCGCACGTTTCTTCTCGAGGAAGTATCCCCAGCCTATACAGAATGGCTCAAGCGGGTTAACGCCTTCATTGATTACCAGGAAGAGGCCATTACGGCAGATGTAGGCGCCGTGATGGACACGGCCAGCAACTTCCAGTCCATTATTCTGGCAATCACTGTCGTTGCCCTGATAATCAGCATAATGATCAGTACCGTAATTATCCGCACACTCAAGTCGACGCTGGGTGCCGAACCCCATGAAGTGGCTGAGGTGATCCGTCGTCTCGCCGAGGGGCAGCTGAACCACACGATTCATACCCGTTACGAGAATAGCGTAATGGGCGCCCTGAAGAACACGCTCACCCGGTTGCTGGACACCATCAATCAGGTCCGTTCCGGCGCGGATGCGCTGAACGGGTCCTCTGCGGAACTGCTTTCCACGTCTGAAAACAACAGCCAACAGATCCGCCTGCAATCACGGGAAGCCGAGCAGATGGCCGCGGCAATCAATGAAATGGCCGCATCGGTGGCTGAAGTTGCCGACTATGCGGCCCAAGCCGCCACGGCGACCCGCACCGCCGATGAAGAGGTCAAGACCGGCAACCGGATCGTCAGCGAGACTGCCGGTGCTATCAATAACCTGGCCGAGACGCTTGAGGATGCCGCCGAGACCGTTCACGGCGTCTCCAGGGACAGCGCCGACATCGAGAAGATTGTCGAGGTGATCAATGGAATTGCCGAGCAGACCAACCTGCTGGCGCTGAATGCGGCGATCGAAGCCGCTCGCGCGGGTACCCATGGTCGAGGTTTCGCGGTCGTTGCCGATGAGGTGCGCTCGCTGGCCAACCGCACCCAGGACTCCACCCGCGAGATTCAGGAGATGATCGCAAAGCTGCAGACCGGCGCCCACAAGGCGGCTGATGTGATGGAGGCCAGTCGGGATAAGGCCCGCAAGACTGTCGAGCAAACCCGTGAGGCGGAGCTGGCCCTGGCCAGCATTGGTCGGGAAGTCGGCGCCATCACCGACATGAACGCCCAGATCGCAGCGGCATCCGAGCAGCAGAGTGCCGTGGCCGAGGAGGTCAATCGCAATATCACCCGCATTCATGATGCCGCCGTCGCGACCTCAGCGGGCTCCGAACAGGTCGCCGTCTCCAGCCGAGAACTCTCCGGCCTGGCCGATCAGTTGATGTCCAAAGTGAGTTTCTTCAGGGCGTAG
- a CDS encoding LysE family translocator: protein MSISTWLLFIAAAAVSILSPGPAVLVALRNGMSGDIRKVVLSSLGNVCGLLAIAGFAVLGLGVVLKTSEWLFLLLKLLGAAYLIYLGVRQWRSHGFVLSPSGQGEHRTGVRLFTEGLLVAVSNPKAILFFTALFPQFLDTGRPVWPQFLLMVGTFMAFSFLTLVAYGTLAKRITRILNSARRTRWFNRILGGAFVSLGISVMRLKQPV from the coding sequence ATGTCCATTTCCACTTGGCTCCTTTTCATTGCCGCCGCTGCGGTCAGCATTCTCAGTCCCGGGCCTGCAGTCCTTGTCGCCCTCAGGAACGGCATGTCGGGCGACATTCGCAAAGTCGTGCTTTCTTCACTGGGCAACGTTTGCGGCCTTCTGGCCATAGCCGGATTTGCTGTGCTGGGTTTGGGCGTTGTACTCAAGACGTCGGAATGGTTGTTCCTGCTGCTCAAGCTTCTCGGTGCGGCATACCTTATCTATCTCGGTGTTCGTCAATGGCGTAGTCATGGCTTCGTCTTGTCTCCCTCTGGCCAGGGGGAGCACCGAACAGGTGTTCGCTTGTTCACTGAGGGCCTGTTGGTGGCTGTGAGCAATCCGAAAGCGATCCTCTTCTTTACCGCACTCTTTCCACAGTTCCTGGATACGGGGCGTCCTGTCTGGCCGCAGTTCCTGCTGATGGTGGGAACCTTCATGGCGTTTTCGTTTTTAACGCTGGTGGCTTACGGCACGCTCGCGAAGCGCATCACCCGCATTTTAAATTCGGCGCGCCGTACACGCTGGTTCAACCGGATACTGGGCGGCGCCTTCGTCAGTTTGGGGATATCCGTGATGCGGCTTAAACAGCCGGTCTAG
- a CDS encoding erythromycin esterase family protein: protein MAIESTTELDELRDSLTPLRNSAHDFDTLLSMCRDKSLILMGEATHGTHEFYETRVEITKRLILDQGLQAIAVEADWPAAYRVNRYVNGLGNDATAQEALGDFKRFPLWMWRNTVVLAFVDWLREYNESQPPELRVGFYGLDMYSLYESIAAVLEYLDRVDPEAAREARRQYGCLDHMSNEQRYGFGVSTGRRPSCEEEVVEQLVRLRLNAPDYVKEGGMLARDELFHAEQNARLVRNAENYYRAMFGDRISTWNLRDRHMSDTLEAIQKHLSERSGKPARIAVWEHNSHLGDARATQMGDRDEHNVGQLTRERVGDDALLLGFTTHSGSVSAASAWDGPVERKTVRPALPESYEGLFHEMDENDFFLELGDAAPEILRAPRLERAIGVLYLPRTERQSHYFRCRLPEQFDAVFHFDRTHALQPMDDVSEWSDETPETYPFGL, encoded by the coding sequence ATGGCCATCGAGAGTACAACTGAGCTTGATGAGCTCAGGGACTCGTTGACTCCGCTTCGCAACAGCGCCCACGACTTCGACACGTTGCTGAGCATGTGCCGTGACAAGTCACTGATCCTGATGGGTGAGGCTACACACGGCACCCATGAGTTTTACGAAACGCGGGTGGAGATCACAAAGCGACTGATCCTCGACCAGGGATTGCAGGCTATCGCCGTGGAGGCGGACTGGCCGGCAGCCTATCGGGTGAATCGATACGTTAACGGCCTGGGGAATGACGCCACCGCGCAAGAGGCCCTGGGTGACTTCAAGCGATTCCCGCTTTGGATGTGGCGCAATACCGTAGTCCTGGCGTTCGTCGATTGGCTGCGCGAGTACAACGAAAGTCAGCCGCCTGAACTGCGCGTCGGGTTTTACGGGCTGGATATGTACAGTCTCTACGAATCCATCGCCGCTGTACTCGAGTACCTCGACCGGGTTGATCCCGAGGCCGCCCGGGAGGCGCGTCGCCAGTATGGCTGTCTGGATCACATGTCCAACGAGCAGCGTTATGGTTTCGGGGTGAGCACGGGGCGTCGCCCTTCCTGTGAGGAGGAAGTGGTCGAGCAACTGGTACGCCTGCGGCTCAATGCCCCCGACTACGTGAAGGAAGGCGGTATGCTCGCGCGGGACGAGCTGTTCCATGCGGAGCAAAATGCCCGGCTGGTCCGCAATGCCGAGAATTATTACCGGGCCATGTTCGGCGACCGCATCAGCACTTGGAATCTGCGGGACCGACACATGAGCGATACGCTGGAAGCCATACAGAAACACCTTTCCGAACGTTCCGGCAAGCCGGCGAGAATCGCAGTGTGGGAACACAACTCCCACCTCGGCGATGCACGTGCCACCCAGATGGGCGACCGCGATGAACATAATGTCGGCCAACTCACCCGGGAAAGGGTGGGGGATGATGCTTTGCTACTTGGCTTCACCACCCATAGCGGTTCAGTTTCCGCAGCGTCCGCCTGGGATGGCCCAGTTGAACGCAAGACCGTACGCCCCGCGTTGCCGGAAAGCTACGAGGGTCTGTTCCACGAGATGGACGAAAATGATTTCTTCCTGGAGCTGGGCGATGCTGCGCCGGAAATCCTTCGCGCGCCGCGTCTCGAACGTGCGATTGGCGTGCTATACCTACCCAGGACGGAGCGTCAAAGCCACTACTTCCGCTGCCGATTGCCTGAGCAGTTCGACGCGGTATTTCACTTCGATCGTACCCATGCGTTACAGCCGATGGATGATGTGTCGGAGTGGAGTGACGAGACCCCCGAAACCTATCCCTTCGGTCTTTGA